From the genome of Thermococcus sp.:
AAGGTCAACTTCTATTTTAATCTTATCCCCGACCGGGAGCGGTATATGGCCTGGGAGCTTCACCTTGATGAGGTTGTCGCCCACCTTGACGTGGATTATGGTGTCCGTCCCGAGGGCCTCGACGAAGTCTATAACCCCTTCCATCTCCGCGGTTCTGCTCACGTGCTCAAGGGTCGAGACTCCCTTGACCGTCATGTGCTCGGGCCTTATGCCGAGGTAAACATCCTTACCGATGTAGTCCTTGAGAAGTTCCTTGAAATCCTCGGGAAGCCTCAGCCTGAAGCCACTCCCTTCGAGATATAAGCCGTCCTCCTTTTCAACGACCGTGGCGTCAACTATGTTCATCTCGGGGGCGCCTATGAAGGTAGCCACGAAGAGGGAGTTGGGCTTGAGGTAGACCTCAGTCGGGGGGCCGACCTGAAGGAGCCTGCCCTGGTTCATAACTGCTATCCTGTCTCCCATAGTCATTGCCTCGACCTGGTCGTGGGTGACGTATATCGTGGTAACCTTCAGCTTGGTCTGGAGCTTCTTTAGTTCAGCGCGCATCATTACGCGGAGCTTTGCATCGAGGTTGCTCAAAGGCTCGTCCATGAGCAGAACGTCGGGTTCAACCACTATGGCCCTCGCAACGGCGACACGCTGTCTCTGACCGCCGGAGAGCTGTCCGGGGTAGCGGTCGAGGAGGCCCTCTATCTGGAGTAGCTCAGCCGCCCATTTAACGCGCCTGTCT
Proteins encoded in this window:
- a CDS encoding ABC transporter ATP-binding protein yields the protein MVEVRLENVTKRFGNFEAVKNLNLKVRNGEFLVLLGPSGCGKTTTLRMISGLETPTEGKIYFGDRDVTYLPPKDRNISMVFQSYAVWPHMTVYENIAFPLKVKKYPKDEIDRRVKWAAELLQIEGLLDRYPGQLSGGQRQRVAVARAIVVEPDVLLMDEPLSNLDAKLRVMMRAELKKLQTKLKVTTIYVTHDQVEAMTMGDRIAVMNQGRLLQVGPPTEVYLKPNSLFVATFIGAPEMNIVDATVVEKEDGLYLEGSGFRLRLPEDFKELLKDYIGKDVYLGIRPEHMTVKGVSTLEHVSRTAEMEGVIDFVEALGTDTIIHVKVGDNLIKVKLPGHIPLPVGDKIKIEVDLDNIHVFDKKTEKAVI